A window of Mucilaginibacter robiniae genomic DNA:
GCGGCTGGTTGTAGCCAACATTTTGCCAGGCAATACTTACCCGGTATTGCGGATCGTGCATGAGGGTACGAAAGCGATAGGTGGTGGGTATAGTAGTGGTGTAAATATGCAAAGCCTGATTGTCCTGAGTTCTGAGTACTACTTCTTCGCGCCAGTCGCCAAATAAATCGGCACTTAAAGCTGGGGTAGATTTACTGCCATTGTTGGCTAAACAGCCTGTGGCGGTTAAAAGCGGGTTCATTACACTGGTGGTATAATCCCATTTGTAAACTTTATTGCCATCCAGCAATTCACGCAACAAATCACCATCCCACCATACGGCAAAGTTCACCGACCGTGGTGATATGCCTATTTTTTCACCTTTACAGGTTTTTAATCCTTCTGTACCACCCCAGTTTTCAACGCCTGCATATCGTGGGTCGATATCAGCCGAAAGACCGCGGCCTACATCCATATCCATATCGCCTTTCCACAAAATCTCACCGGTTTTAGCATCAAAAAACGCAGTACCTATACCCTTAGCACCATCCTCCAGTTCATGTACGCCAAACACTTCCAAACCAGGGCGCGATGGATCCAGATCACTTACATGCACGGCATCACCATGCCTTAAGCCGGTAGTGTATAAACCTTTGCCATTATCATCCACACACATAGAGCCGTAAACAATTTCGTCTTTGCCATCGCCATCCACATCAGCCACCGTCAGGTTATGGTTCCCCATACCTGAGTAAGGATTATCCATATCGTGCGTATCAAACACCCACCTTGAAGTTAATTTATGGTTTTGCCAATCCCAGGCGGCTAAAACAGTACGACCGTAATAGCCCCGGCACATCACCACGCTGGGGTGTATGCCATCCAGATAAGCGATGCAAGCCAAAAATCGGTCAACACGATTGCCGTAACTATCATTACCGCCGTTACCCCCCTTGCCACCCCATTTGCTGATATCGCCCCGGGCTGGGATATAATCGGTAGTAGCCAATGCAGCACCTGTACGGCCATCAAATATGGTAAAGTATTCAGGCCCCTCTAAAATTCGCCCTTGGTTATTGGCATAACGCTTGGTGGAATCACCTATCACTTTGCCCCGGCCATCTATAGTTCCGTCGGCTGTTTTACAGGCAATTTCAGCAATACCATCACCATCCAGATCATATACCATAAACTGCGTATAGTGTGCGCCTTCGCGAATGTTGTGCCCCAAATTAATCTGCCACAAAAAAGTACCATCCAGCTTGTAAGCCTGTAAAATAGACGGATCGGTTAACCCCGATTGTGAATTATCTCTACCCCTGCCAGTTTGATGAATTACAATCTCGTACTCACCATCACCATCCAGGTCACCTACTGAAGCATCATTAGGTGTGTAGCCTTGCGGTGTGCGCAAAGGCACGCTGAGGTAAGGCTGCGCTGTAGCATTGGCCTTCAACATGCAAGGCTTACCAGCGGCTTCTTCATGCCCGTTCACCACAGCCTTTACAAACCAAGTGTTGCTTTGGGTGCTATCCACACCGGCTTCCGTAAAGTTGGTACCACCGGTAAGTGGTTGCGGATTTAATTTTATCGCTTGCCGGTTGCCGGTTTGGTGATATAGGTTGTAAGCTATATTATCAAGCTCAGTTCCCAGCATACGCCAGCTTAAAAACACCTTGCCTTGTCCCTCGTTAACGGCAATTAAACCGCGATCCAGATTTTCCATCTGTTTTTGGGCGGAGCTAACCAAACAGCTGCTTACCAGCGTTGTGGTTACTACAGCTGCTGCCAAATACTTTTTTAAGTTTAAAACCGGTATTGTGTAAAGCATTTCAACGTTCAATTAAAAGTTTAGTGGCAAATACCAGTTGGCCGGATTCATCAACTTTGCCCGTACAGTACCCGCAGCCGGATTGCCGTCTTTTAAAAGTTTCTGATATACCTTTTCGGCCAGAAAAGAAGGGTCGTTGCGACGGCGGGCTATGCGGAGCAGGTCGGGCCAGCGGTTACCTTCATAAGCCAGTTCTAATCCAGCTTCATCAATAATGGCATTTTCCATTCCTATCATATCAGTTTGCAGCGTAGCCGGTAACGGTTGCAGATAGGCCCGGGTACGGGTACCCACCTGCTGATACCATGGCGCCCGGTACGACGGTGCATTTCCAAAGCGTGCGTCAAAATCATACGGTGCCGGAAGCATGGTTTGCATAATGTTCGTTACATCAGTTGGTACTGTTCCGGCAGGTGTATAAGTGGCCTGGATGCCGGTATTCACAAAAGCATAAGCCAGTTTCGAATAGTTATCACGATTAGCAGCTTCGGCAAAACGCAGGTTTAAGGTAGCAGCCCGGTATAAAAACCAGCGCCCGTTTTTTTCCAGCACTTTGGTAGGCACAAAGCTTAAAGGATCCAGATAGGTGTACAAGTATTTCATAATTACCGGCTGGCCGTTTATACTCCTGACAGTGAATTTGCCACGCTGATCGTAAGGAAAACCATTAAGCTGCGTTTGCGCATTCCAGTTATCCAATGCCAGTTGTGATGGTTTTACCAGATAACGGCCGCCTTGGTTGGAAAACAAATCAATAAAAGGATCTTGGGGAACAAAATTCTTATCAAAATACAGAGTCCATATCCATTCGTAACCAAATATAGCATCCTGCGAGCGGGCAAACATAGCCCGCCAACCTTGCGAATTATTATCTACTAGTGCATTAATATCTTGCTCACGGTAACGTAAATAACCCACACTATTATCATTGTTGGTTACTACATCCGAAAACGGTATTTTAAAAATAGAAT
This region includes:
- a CDS encoding RagB/SusD family nutrient uptake outer membrane protein: MKKYIPKLYLKIGLLSLGLFTFSCKKALDVKPEDQVDVTNHYRNVYDANAAVIGIYGKLLNIAEQYVVLNELRADLMDVTTNADRYLQEINTHTVSADNPWADPRPFYNVIINCNDALKNFDIMLADKKMTTNDYAQRYADVGAIRSWLYLQLGIHYGTVPYVTDALTSVDDLKDQSKFPRITFDQLLDKLITFTAGLPYLDPYTSTTAVTGATNTSLVTTVDGYNTSYFFINKRCLLGDLYLWKGNYTQAATNYRNVLETGTRNATSGSVGYYSIFKIPFSDVVTNNDNSVGYLRYREQDINALVDNNSQGWRAMFARSQDAIFGYEWIWTLYFDKNFVPQDPFIDLFSNQGGRYLVKPSQLALDNWNAQTQLNGFPYDQRGKFTVRSINGQPVIMKYLYTYLDPLSFVPTKVLEKNGRWFLYRAATLNLRFAEAANRDNYSKLAYAFVNTGIQATYTPAGTVPTDVTNIMQTMLPAPYDFDARFGNAPSYRAPWYQQVGTRTRAYLQPLPATLQTDMIGMENAIIDEAGLELAYEGNRWPDLLRIARRRNDPSFLAEKVYQKLLKDGNPAAGTVRAKLMNPANWYLPLNF
- a CDS encoding rhamnogalacturonan lyase is translated as MLYTIPVLNLKKYLAAAVVTTTLVSSCLVSSAQKQMENLDRGLIAVNEGQGKVFLSWRMLGTELDNIAYNLYHQTGNRQAIKLNPQPLTGGTNFTEAGVDSTQSNTWFVKAVVNGHEEAAGKPCMLKANATAQPYLSVPLRTPQGYTPNDASVGDLDGDGEYEIVIHQTGRGRDNSQSGLTDPSILQAYKLDGTFLWQINLGHNIREGAHYTQFMVYDLDGDGIAEIACKTADGTIDGRGKVIGDSTKRYANNQGRILEGPEYFTIFDGRTGAALATTDYIPARGDISKWGGKGGNGGNDSYGNRVDRFLACIAYLDGIHPSVVMCRGYYGRTVLAAWDWQNHKLTSRWVFDTHDMDNPYSGMGNHNLTVADVDGDGKDEIVYGSMCVDDNGKGLYTTGLRHGDAVHVSDLDPSRPGLEVFGVHELEDGAKGIGTAFFDAKTGEILWKGDMDMDVGRGLSADIDPRYAGVENWGGTEGLKTCKGEKIGISPRSVNFAVWWDGDLLRELLDGNKVYKWDYTTSVMNPLLTATGCLANNGSKSTPALSADLFGDWREEVVLRTQDNQALHIYTTTIPTTYRFRTLMHDPQYRVSIAWQNVGYNQPPYTSFFLGDGMKKPAKPNITLVKKK